In the genome of Ptychodera flava strain L36383 chromosome 13, AS_Pfla_20210202, whole genome shotgun sequence, one region contains:
- the LOC139148624 gene encoding uncharacterized protein, whose translation MINKTDDRLGNVGDVRKGLEPEREEGVPSDNILQFQNPIGNVLTNADHEILKDRELGSGKATAVIISKDHITGRSTAAKPGMIFPDANKASIYAVGKNFLLNTTAHGVPRLAASNNFHKRLLWFIIICGSMTAFIVQTCFLVDTFLKYRVTNKITIVTKTSMTFPTVTICNTNKVRRSAIADSPHRDVLVIDDAITLPYYGPCMEGDFMCDDGLLCIKPFLKCDGVRNCIWDGSDELGCEYGTCGDNHFRCANGSQYGFCIEKRLYCDKKKDCYDGEDEVGCECKRDEFQCQDKRGCIAKKQRCNVHFDCDDKSDEKDCPAKDCGDALWCAADDYCILNEFICDGYKDCSDGLDERNCTAEIPRICSSCGCEFPSTSGNFTSPGYPENPKRNIDCNITISVDDGRINMTFSIFESSEDASNSCSQDWIQIRDDISQRTTSKLCNAENITEWISDSSNVTVSIHTGSSGQALVKFLAAYETLPSLNTTMRKLLVFTFK comes from the exons ATGATCAACAAAACTGATGACAGATTAGGTAATGTAGGAGACGTGAGAAAGGGTTTGGAGCCTGAACG TGAAGAAGGCGTACCATCAGATAACATTTtacagtttcaaaatccaattGGGAATGTCTTAACAAATGCTGACCATGAAATCTTAAAGGACAGAGAATTAGGATCCGGGAAAGCAACGgctgtcataatttcaaaagaccACATCACAGGACGATCAACAGCTGCCAAACCTGGGATGATATTTCCTGACGCTAACAAAGCATCCATCTACGCAGTTGGGAAAAACTTCCTGTTAAACACAACAGCTCATGGAGTACCCCGATTAGCAGCCTCAAACAATTTTCACAAACGTCTCCTTTGGTTCATCATCATCTGCGGCTCAATGACAGCGTTCATAGTGCAAACTTGTTTCCTCGTCGATACCTTTTTGAAGTACCGTGTAACAAACAAG ATAACCATAGTAACGAAGACTTCAATGACGTTTCCTACAGTTACAATATGCAACACCAACAAAGTCAGGCGTTCTGCCATCGCTGACTCTCCACACAGGGACGTGCTTGTCATTGATGATGCCATTACACTGCCGTACTACG GTCCATGCATGGAGGGAGACTTCATGTGTGACGATGGATTACTTTGTATCAAACCATTCTTAAAGTGTGATGGAGTACGTAACTGCATTTGGGACGGCAGTGATGAACTTGGATGTGAATATG GAACATGTGGTGATAATCATTTCCGATGTGCCAATGGAAGTCAGTATGGATTTTGCATCGAAAAACGTCTCTATTGTGACAAGAAGAAAGATTGCTATGATGGAGAAGACGAAGTTGGTTGTG AATGCAAACGAGATGAATTTCAATGTCAAGACAAACGAGGATGTATCGCAAAGAAACAGCGTTGTAACGTCCACTTTGACTGCGACGACAAATCAGATGAAAAAGACTGTCCCG CAAAAGATTGCGGAGATGCCTTGTGGTGTGCAGCTGATGATTATTGTATACTAAATGAGTTTATCTGTGATGGCTACAAGGACTGTTCAGATGGTCTGGATGAAAGAAACTGTACAGCTGAAATTCCAA GAATATGTAGCAGTTGTGGCTGTGAGTTTCCCTCCACATCCGGGAACTTTACATCACCAGGATATCCGGAAAACCCCAAGAGGAATATAGACTGTAATATAACAATATCTGTAGATGACGGTCGTATTAACATGacgttttcgatttttgaaagttCCGAAGATGCATCAAATTCCTGTTCACAAGATTGGATACAG ATAAGAGATGACATATCACAAAGAACGACATCGAAATTATGCAATGCAGAAAACATCACTGAATGGATCTCCGACAGCAGCAACGTCACTGTCTCCATACATACTGGTAGTTCAGGTCAGGCACTTGTCAAATTCTTGGCTGCCTATGAAACCCTACCGAGTCTCAATACCACGATGCGTAAGTTGCTAGTTTTTACattcaaataa